A portion of the Stigmatella aurantiaca DW4/3-1 genome contains these proteins:
- the mnmG gene encoding tRNA uridine-5-carboxymethylaminomethyl(34) synthesis enzyme MnmG: MKHRYDVIVVGLGHAGCEAALACSRLGLSTLGLTLKRDRAAVMSCNPAVGGTAKGHLVRELDALGGEMGRAADLSGTHFKTLNASKGPAVQATRILCDRDAYARTVQAALFSQPHLTVHEAEVSSLAVEDGHVAGVVLGDGSQVQARAVLLTTGTFLQALMHVGEKKEVGGRLGDEAARGLSLSLRSLGFTLGRFKTGTPARLRRDSIDWDAVEPQPTDAPPRPFSWRTRQDIASGVPFPLQPSVTCGITFTTEATHRLLRDNLHRSPLFQGDIVGRGPRYCPSLEDKVVRFAARERHQVFLEPEGPDSPLVYPAGLSTSMPADVQLDFLRSIPGLAQVEVVRFGYAVEYDYAPPTQLSSTLETKAVRGLFFAGQLNGTSGYEEAAFQGLYAGLNAALQVKGEPPLLLGREEAHGAVLVDELVTKGVDEPFRMFTSRSEHRLKLREGNAEARLARHGHRVGLLPREALERVEARVHAVQREVARLKRSGLGARLKRPEVTYASLAAEAREWPEVPPEVAEEVEVEVKYEGYIAQAERAAAREADAWDGWVIPAGFRFAEVRGLSSEAVEKLSAHRPGTVGQVRRIPGLTPAALSLVLVALKRERARD; this comes from the coding sequence ATGAAGCACCGGTATGACGTCATCGTGGTGGGCCTGGGCCACGCGGGCTGCGAGGCCGCCCTCGCCTGCTCCCGCCTGGGCCTGTCCACCCTGGGGCTCACCCTCAAGCGCGACCGCGCCGCCGTCATGAGCTGCAACCCCGCTGTCGGCGGCACCGCCAAGGGCCACCTCGTGCGTGAGCTCGATGCGCTCGGCGGTGAAATGGGCCGCGCCGCGGATCTCTCCGGCACCCACTTCAAGACCCTCAACGCCTCCAAGGGCCCTGCCGTCCAGGCCACCCGCATCCTCTGTGACCGCGACGCCTACGCCCGCACCGTCCAGGCCGCCCTCTTCTCCCAGCCCCACCTCACCGTTCACGAGGCCGAGGTGTCCTCCCTCGCCGTCGAGGACGGCCACGTGGCCGGGGTGGTGCTCGGCGATGGCTCCCAGGTGCAGGCCCGCGCCGTGCTCCTCACCACCGGCACCTTCCTCCAGGCCCTCATGCACGTGGGCGAGAAGAAGGAGGTCGGTGGCCGGCTCGGCGATGAGGCCGCTCGCGGCTTGTCCCTCTCGCTGCGCTCGCTCGGCTTCACCCTGGGCCGCTTCAAGACCGGCACCCCCGCCCGTCTTCGCCGCGACAGCATCGACTGGGATGCCGTCGAGCCTCAGCCCACCGACGCCCCTCCCCGCCCCTTCTCGTGGCGCACCCGCCAGGACATCGCCTCCGGCGTCCCCTTCCCCCTCCAGCCCTCCGTCACCTGTGGCATCACCTTCACCACCGAGGCCACCCACCGGTTGTTGCGCGACAACCTTCACCGCTCGCCCCTGTTTCAGGGAGACATTGTCGGCCGGGGTCCCCGCTACTGCCCCTCGCTGGAGGACAAGGTGGTGCGCTTCGCCGCCCGCGAGCGCCACCAGGTGTTTCTCGAGCCCGAGGGGCCGGACTCGCCCCTCGTCTACCCCGCCGGCCTGTCCACCAGCATGCCCGCGGACGTGCAGCTCGACTTTCTGCGCTCCATCCCCGGCCTTGCCCAGGTGGAGGTGGTGCGCTTTGGCTACGCCGTGGAGTACGACTACGCCCCGCCCACGCAGCTGTCCTCCACCCTGGAGACCAAGGCCGTGCGCGGCCTGTTCTTCGCCGGGCAGCTCAACGGCACCTCCGGCTACGAGGAGGCCGCCTTCCAGGGGCTCTACGCCGGCCTCAACGCCGCGCTCCAGGTGAAGGGCGAGCCGCCCCTCTTGCTCGGCCGCGAGGAGGCCCACGGCGCGGTGCTCGTGGACGAGCTCGTGACCAAGGGCGTGGACGAGCCGTTCCGCATGTTCACCAGCCGCTCGGAGCACCGGCTCAAGCTGCGCGAGGGCAACGCCGAGGCGCGCTTGGCCCGCCACGGGCACCGCGTGGGGCTCCTGCCCCGCGAGGCCCTGGAGCGTGTGGAGGCCCGGGTGCATGCGGTGCAGCGCGAGGTGGCCCGGCTCAAGCGCTCCGGGCTGGGCGCCCGGCTCAAGCGGCCCGAGGTGACCTATGCCTCCCTGGCGGCCGAGGCGCGCGAGTGGCCCGAGGTGCCTCCGGAGGTGGCCGAGGAGGTGGAGGTGGAGGTGAAGTACGAGGGCTACATCGCCCAGGCCGAGCGGGCCGCCGCGCGGGAGGCGGATGCCTGGGATGGCTGGGTGATTCCCGCGGGCTTCCGTTTCGCCGAGGTGCGCGGCCTGTCCTCCGAGGCGGTGGAGAAGCTCAGCGCGCACCGGCCCGGCACCGTGGGCCAGGTGCGGCGCATTCCGGGCCTCACGCCCGCGGCGCTGTCGCTGGTGCTGGTGGCGCTCAAGCGCGAGCGTGCCCGGGATTGA
- a CDS encoding nucleotidyl transferase AbiEii/AbiGii toxin family protein: MSFIHADPDFDDLLRIVADNRKLSLALVEKDYWVTHTLWALHEEGFDVWFKGGTSLSKGFSLIHRFSEDLDLKIEPGRVRLSPVSNWKSDGTQATNARRAYFEALPSFIRVPGTTVELDRNTPDDRWRSGNVRVLYPARHLGALADVLRPFVLLEVGHARVTPFMPRDMSSFVHDHLATTGHLDDYDDNRPKGVRCVHPLVTLLEKLDALQRKVPREDIEPASFVRHYEDAARIIAAEPNLPPFRTSPM; the protein is encoded by the coding sequence TTGAGTTTCATCCACGCCGACCCCGACTTTGATGATCTGCTGCGGATTGTTGCCGACAACCGCAAGCTCTCGTTGGCGCTCGTGGAGAAGGACTATTGGGTCACCCACACGCTCTGGGCGCTCCATGAAGAAGGCTTTGACGTCTGGTTCAAGGGGGGAACCTCCCTTTCCAAAGGATTTTCCCTCATCCACCGGTTCTCCGAGGATCTGGACCTGAAGATTGAGCCCGGAAGGGTGAGATTGTCCCCCGTCTCCAATTGGAAGAGTGACGGGACGCAGGCGACGAACGCGCGCCGCGCTTACTTCGAAGCCCTCCCGTCATTCATCCGCGTCCCCGGCACGACGGTCGAACTCGACCGGAACACCCCGGATGACCGCTGGCGCAGCGGCAACGTGCGTGTCCTCTACCCTGCTCGCCACCTGGGCGCTCTTGCTGACGTCCTCAGGCCCTTCGTGTTGTTGGAGGTCGGCCACGCGCGCGTGACGCCCTTCATGCCGCGCGACATGTCGTCCTTCGTACACGACCATCTTGCGACCACGGGGCACCTGGACGACTACGACGACAACCGTCCCAAGGGCGTGCGGTGTGTGCACCCCCTTGTCACGCTCCTCGAGAAGCTCGATGCCCTTCAGAGGAAGGTACCGAGGGAAGACATCGAGCCTGCTTCTTTCGTGCGTCACTACGAGGACGCCGCGCGCATCATCGCCGCAGAGCCCAACCTTCCCCCCTTCCGGACTTCGCCGATGTGA